Genomic DNA from Prunus persica cultivar Lovell chromosome G1, Prunus_persica_NCBIv2, whole genome shotgun sequence:
ATCAGGAAAAGCATATAAAGGTGGCTCTGGAtagttttttcatttcttttttctctccttaTTTTActccattttattttgtcttatgacctttcaatttcatatcCAGTTAGGAATCATCAGGCTAACTCTCATGCCAAGAAAGGATGGGAACAATTCACTGATGCTGTTATCAAAACAATTTCACAGAAGAGGGAAGGAGTTGTTTTTCTCCTATGGGGAAACTCTGCTCAGCAGAAATCCAAGTAGGTTTGTTTTGTGGTGTGAGTTTTAAATTTAGTGGCTCTGCAAATGGAACAtttccaacaaaataaatattatctctctctcacacacacgcacacaaaCAAACTGACATGCTAGTTGTTATATACTTGTCTATGCTCTCATGTTTTGGCCTAAAGTACCAAGGAATCGGGACACCTTGGCTCATGTTAAgtgtttcaatttgaaatgAATAATATTTAGGTGAACAGAGGAGCTTTGCTGTATACGGCATGTTCTCTCAATCATAAAACAAACTTTGGCCCATTTTATCCTTTGTTCAACTGTAAAATTGTCTAGAACATCCCTCAAAATGAGTCATTGACGGAACCAACTTGATAATATCAATATGTGAATATTGCAAACATCTGGCGCTGCTTATATAGGCATCCGAGGCTATTCCATTTAGAAAGTTCTAAAGATATTATGATTGACATCTCCTGGTTGTAAAATTTTAAGGAATCTCAATGCTTGTACTTTCTAGAGCTCgacaaaaaagaacacaacTTCTGATAGTCAGGATCTTTAACTTGGAGGGAATGCATAGAGGACTATCCATGAAAAGGGTTTCAGTTTCCGGCTAAATGGGTTGAGAAGAGTTTAAGGGGTTTTTATCTTTCAATTGATTGGAGAATTGAATTACAATGCAGGTTGATTGATGAGTCAAAGCATCACATTCTCAAAGCGGCACATCCTTCTGGTTTGTCAGCAAACAGGGGCTTCTTTGGCTGCAGGTCAGTTTTAACTCCATAAGAAATGCCTATCCAAATAAAGACAAGAGGGTGGGGACAGAGAGCCCCTCCATGTCTTCTAATATGGCATAATGGTGATAAGCTTATAATTAGTTTGTTAAAAAATCTGGGATAGGCTGTTATAATTAGTATGCATTTTCCTGGGATTTCTTTGTTTGTCTTTATCCATGCGAAATTTCACCGTATTTGCAAGTATAACCCCTTAGATTTACATGTCTTGAAATATAATCTTATGTGACTATTATGTTAAGAAAAATTACATGGTAACCAGATAATTTGCTCATGATGTGAACAGGCATTTTTCTCGCACGAACCAGCTTCTGGAGGAGATGGGTATTCCTCCCATAGACTGGCAACTTTGATCTAGAAAAGCATCTCAGCAAGCAGCACCTAATTGTATTTTGTCTCAAAATATCTCAGTTAAGTTCATCATGTATGAGCGACTTTGGGACTTGTTTAGACGTTGATACATTAGTCTTTTTGTACAGAATACGGTAGTCTAACTATCCAAGATTCCAGGTAGTGTTGCCCCCTAAGCAATTCATTTTGTCCGATGGAGTCAATTGATCTGGGGTtcttttgaatgtttctgaattttctctGCTCATCCTTTCCCTTTTGTGAGATACTACTTCAAATAgcaatttcttcatttcctATATACCCCCCaatccaatttcattttctaatcTCATCCACTAAAGGATTATTAGAATTCTACTAATTCTGATAAAAAGTTTAGACTTTGGATCtatggattttgaatttgaaaaatgaTTGTTTGTTGGTGATAAGTTGATTGATTGTTAAAAATGCAATTGCAATCACGGTTGGCAAATTCTACACGCCCTATCCACACTCTGGTCTGGTGTAGTCTAGTGGCGCCAGAAATACAACCATATGCTTATTATACGCCCAACAAAACTTGATGAAGAAAGTTGGACTTGGATTTCTTGTGTGCACGTGACTAGTTGTCATTGGCCTCACGCTCAGCAGTGGTCAACACACGACACGCCACCACTCACTCATCAAAGAAGCGAAGCGAAGCAAAGCAGAGGACTTTCCTTGTCAGCCACAAACTTACTGCTTAAGTAGGAAAAACCAACCAACGGTCCTGATTATTGTTGGGTTTCTCTAATTTACGTACAATTCTAAGTTGAGTTGCAAAATCACCACTAGATCCTACTACCATATCCGAAACAAGCAAGCATTAGACCCAGAAATCATATCTGCTCACTTCACTTCCATACAATACCAGGTTGGATTTATATTTACACGCCCAATTTTAATACTGTTCTTGTTCATGAGTTGAATTgaatgctctctctctcatttatttgtttaaatttctCAGGCGTCGCAAAGAATGGTATGCTGTAATCAGTACTATGAATAATgaatctctatctctctccttTTCCTCTTCCTGCTTTTCAAATCATAATGGAACCCAATTAGCAACCTGGATTCTGAATGTTTGTTCTTGTAAATTTTCCAGATTGCATGTTGTTcctgaaaaaagagagaaaaaagaaagaaggcgttttgaaaatattattaattaagggTAATATTGTTGTTGATTTTGGGATAGTCATAGAGTTCTTTCAATGCATTTTTCAGGAAATGACGAGCATTATTTCAAGCCACCACTGTAATTGGTCATTTGGGGTTCAGGAGAACCTAAACACAGGAATGGGATTCAACAAAGTTGTACTTCCTGGATATAATGGTTCGTATTTTCCTTCAAGAGGAGGATTGGTTTTTTCCACTGGTAATTGTCACATCCGTTATCACAGTGATCGGAGACATAGGCCTATCTTTTCAAGTACAACAGATGATGGCATAAATCCAGATGACTCAGAAGATCCAAATGATGCAAAAGATTCTTCTCCCAAACCTGAAACTGGAGGGGTATGTTGATGTTCTTCTCTCCGCTGCCATATTTGTGATATGACTGCTAACAGAAACCATTGGGATGTGAAACGTTGGTTCCTCAAGCTTGATTCTGGTCTAGCGGGTTCGTCGTCCCAATTTGCTCAACTGAGTTTATAGATTAATGAACAGTTTGGCCAAATTCAATTTGcatagaaaatattttttcacttgttCCCCTGTttccattatatatatattatcatcTGCACATACATATGATCTATACTGCTTAAATCAATCCCTATTGCTATCTTCTATAGAAATTTTTATGGTATCTGCTATTCATTTGAAAGCATTACTTATTTAACTGTGCGTATTTGTACACTATTTTAGATGGAATTAATAGCAGATGTTGAGTTTAGATGGCGAAACATGTGTTTTTATTGACCTTCCTGTGTATTGTTTCAGGTGAATAGTGAAATGCTTAGAGAGAATCTTGAAAGACTTGTTGGAACAGATGATTCCTCCTTCAGTGGGATAGACCTGGCAACTCTTATTAGGAACAAGTATGGGAGGTCTTACGACGTTCAACTCATAAAGAAGGTATGTTTTCTATGTGATGCGAAGATGACAAGCATAACACGGTAATTTTTCATGATTATGGGATCTTAGCAAACTGTTTGGTCCTTTTACATttgtccaatccaatccaatccaatgtaGGAGTTCCTTGGAAGAAATCTCCTTGCTTTGAATGTCATGTGGAAGTATATGGAGCAGGTATGTACTCAAACAAATTTGAACTTTCTTGTTGGAACAAGCAACATGTCTGCAAACTGCAAAAGCAAAATTGATAGGAGTTAAATAATTAATCCAATCCAAATCTCTGAGTTTGCATGGTTTCCTTCCTTGGTGTATGTTATGTATGAGCTTGTCTCTCAGAGATCCTTTCCACTGACTGAAGAAGAGTATCTATTGAGGCTTGACGATGTGGCAAACACCTTGAAATGCTGGGGAGCTGTGTCGCATATCCGAAACAGCCTAGCAAAGCTCAAAGAGAGGCCTCGGATAGGAAaggtaaacaaaagaaataataatgaacAACGGATATGTTTGTTGATTTATTGTCCGTATAACCATTTCTGTGAGTCATTTTGTGCAGGCAGTGAGCATTTTTATCGATATGGACGAGTCTGGAGGGCGTGCAAATGAATGGATTTACAAGTAAATTGGCAAACTGTGGAGGAATTTATAAGTGAAGCAGAAGCAGTGGGAGTGAGTTGCCCACCCCCCACCCACCCAATGTATTTTGCATCAAGCTAGATTAATTAGCCAATACTTATACGTCAGTCAGAGAGGGTTGTTTGAAGATGAACACAAATGTTCAATATTATCAAATCTGTGATTTGTGCATAAATAATTAGTGCTGGCTGCCTCACAACAAGTTCACAACACAAGGAAAATCAAATGTCAATATCACTACAAATGATCTCACTGTTGGAATTGGAGCATACTAAAAAGGGAGGCAGGGGGTTGACTTCATGCATGAATTGATGAGAAGAAACTCTCTATTCCTTTTTACTGCAACTGCATGCATTTGTGGAGATCTTGGTAAGAAGACGTGCTGCTGCGCTGCCTGCCTTATTACATGCACGAAGGATTATATTGACAAATaacataacaaagaaaaagaaaaagaaaaaaaaaagaatgaaaggaTCTGCAACTGCTCAATTTTCAGCGGATTTAAGAAAATCAAGACAAATATATTGAGAGTATTTTCATAGTTTTAAGGATTTTGCTGgtaatacaaatatattttcactttttgacACGTGTCAAATTGTGATTGGCATGTAATAAATAGGAATTGCAGCTCCCCAAATATTTAGCTGGAATTGAAGAAAAGTCGGCCTAAagaggtaaaaaaaaactaaaaaaagagggagagagaaagaaaagaaacagctTCCTCCCACACTGTTTGTTTCAGTGTCTTTATATTCTCCAGCAAAACCCTAATAAAGAGCTCCCTCCCTTTTTACCTTGTATAGATAgagttttgttgttgatgttaaaaatcaaattgtGTTAAGAGTCTTAGAGACATTGTAATCTCAAGACTTATTATAATTGAATTTCCCAAAACCCAACTTCATTTGTTTGTCTCTCATTCTCATACTTCCACCCTTGAAAATGATCCTCAGAAATTaagcaaacaaaagaagaagaaaaaaaaacacacacacaaaaacacataCACTTATATTGAAgcaattcattcattcatagcAAACATTGAGCTTCAGAATGATTGATGGTTATGATCATGATGCAGCAGCAGACCTCTGCACCACCCGCGTCTCACTCAATTACTCCCccctcctccaccaccaccgccatTAGATCACCTACGGCAACCCCCACACACTCGCAGCAGCCATCGCCTCTCTCTCGCCATGCTCTGCCTCTGCCCGCGCCACCTGTCGATCACGTGCTGCCTATCGCCGCTGCGCACCCTTCCAGTGAGCCTGCGTCCACAATTCCGTGTCCACTTGCGAGGGTCCGGCTCTCCGATATTGCCCCGTATGACGGGGCACCGTGCGGGCCGTATTTGAGGGCGGTGGAGGCTCTTTCGGGGTCTCTGATGAGGCACAATGCGGCCGTCATCGAATTGGGTAGCGAGGACGCGGCTCTCTTGCGCTGCGGCTTGGAAGCTTCCAGGTTGTATTTTAGGAGTAGAGCTCAGCTTGGTGCTGGGAAAGGAAGCCGTGGAGTTTACATGTACAGAGCTGGCAGGTATTGCTTAATTTGATGAATGACTGAGTGAGTGAGTTAGGAAATAGAATTAGGGCTAGCGTTGTCCTGTGCTGTATTGGTGATCAATGCAGTTTGAAATGTGTGGTTTTGGGTCAAAGAATTCGTCTTTGAGGATTTTCACATTGTAATTACTAATAACATTGTATTCAACTTTATGATTCTTTGTTTATGCACTCATTTATCTATCTGTTTCTTGTTGCATTGAGCTTTATGATAACAGTCTTGTTATCGTTGTCCTATGAGAATTGAGATTTGGCCTTCTGAAGAGCTTCACTTGTTGCAGGGCTTTGGAAGATTGGGACTCATCCCCACCATGCATGGCTGATATTTTTAGGTGCATGGGCAAGGCAGCCCATGTTGCGTTGTGTGCAATAGCTAGACATCTTCGTTTGCGAAGCGAGTAAGGATGGTGATGATGGCTCTTTAACTTTTCACTTGCTTTTCTTCTAGTTTTCCTGATTACCATTTTTGTATATCTGCTTATGTAACTCCTATCTTTGCAGTGTTTTTAACCAGTTACTTGATGATACTCCCCTTCCCGCTAATGAGGCGTCCTCATCAGTGCTTGTTGCAACCTACTCAAATGCTTCCATGCAAAATGGAAAAGGTGCTATTGGGGGAGGGAAGCCAGGAATCAATGGTGAAGTTGAGAAGGGGTTGTTGACATTGATTTCCTCAGACAGTCCTGGTATACAGGtgcccttctttttcttggttaTCATGGTTTCTGAAAGATTGGTTAATTTGCAGATGATGAGCTTTGCATCTTATTGTCACTTGTTTCAATGTCTCTTCTACACAAAAAGATGATTTGCTTCATGATTTCTGTAAATTACTTGTGCAAACTGTTTTCTGGTTCAGGTATGTGACCCCAATGGTCGTTGGTACCTAGCAGAGGTTGGGTTAGCTCCTGGGGATGTTTTGCTACTTACAGGTAAGGCACTCAGCCATGCTACAGCTGGCCTTCGCCCTGCTGCATCGTATAAAGCTGCTTCCGATTACTCCTCAGGCATTAATAATGGTGGGAGGTACAAATTGTCTGCTTTCCTTTGTTCCCATTAATGTGTTTGTCCCTCATTTCAATCATATTTACAGGAAGTTCATTTGGAATTAACCTGATTGAATTTGGCGATTGTAGGACATCACTTGCATTTAGGCTCATGCCACAAGGTAACGCTATATTAGATTGCTCTCCAATTGCAGCGGCTGGTCATGTCATTCCCCAGAGCTACGTCCCAATATCTGTAAGCCAGTTTATGGATGATCTTTCTGCTGAGGAAGATGTATTGGGCAGTCGTTCTGATAGTACTTATGTAAGTTTTGTCTTCAAGTACCTGATGTAGGGGgttaaagttttaaaaagaatataatgagataaaaacaaataatgatGGAGGCTTTCTAGGATTTCATTGACAGGCTCAATGCCGTATTTGTTAGGATCTCTGCACTACTTATCTATTCGCAGGTTCTTTAAATTCATTAAACTAGGCTTCTTAAGACTAGAAAAGCCTGCTTCTATCAGTTTTGTGATTTAATAGAATTAAAAATGTTATTGCGTGCTTTGCACATGAAAAGAATATCTTAAATAGTAAACCTAAAAAGTATCACTAATTTATTCTTTGTTCGTGGTAATGTGTATATACTTAAGACTTATCAAAAACATCTTAAGCAACTATATTTCCTTTGCACCACATTATTTGTatctataatttttatattcttttacaaaaaaGACAACATGTGTGGCCCAGGACTGACAGCTTTCTTATTATGGAATTTGTATTTGCAGGTAGCTcgaaataattcaaataaagAACCATCTTTAAGAAGTGTTCTCTCAGATCCCTTATCGTAAGTGGTTATTTGCCTTTGAACTTAGTTCCTTATCTGCCTAGCAATATGCTGTCTGTTTAAATTGTAAGCCTCACTGTTGTCATGTATGGGCTGGTCACTTGGGTATGTCTATGCAGTGAATGATGCCTGCCGACCAGCTTGGGGTTTCGAGAGTTTCACAATGATAATGAAAAGTTCTGAACTTATACTATATATCAAAGATTACTGATAAGATCATTAAGTCAAGACTTAATATGCTAGGATGGTTGGCGGGATGGTTGATATTTCTAAAGCTCAATCTGCAAGTGTAGACTAAGTCTTATCTTTCTAAAACTCCCCCTCCACTTGTTGGTTATCTCaacatgtatttatttttataatgtttAGTCGGATTATATAGGGTGCTaaagtttcttcttttttcactCCCTCTTTGGTGTGATCTATAAATGCTTCAGTGGTGCATTCCTTGAAGATGCTGTGGTAGTTTCCTGTGGGCATTCATTTGGCGGTCTCATGTTAAGAAGAGTCATTGACACAGTAAGTAGGTTATCTCCTGATACTAGAAGACATATGAGAAATGCTGCTCTTATTGCTTTGTAGAGGCCCAGGGATTTTGCACGTGTGGATGTTTGTATCGTACTTCTGATTTTCTTATGACTAAAGGACTGCTATTCTCTTAATATCCTTCATGCCTTCTTATCTTCGCCTTGCTAATGGATTTATTACCTCTAGATGGGAAGGGACTAGAATCATAACTACAGTTGTTTTTTTCCGTCACAGTCAAGATGTACCCTCTGCAGTGCAGACATTGAGATCGGGTCTCTGGTTCCTAATCTTGGTAAATTCCATTTTGCTTTTTAGTTCTTCCTAAATATGTTCTTATTCCAATTTGTTTCATGATctttctataaaaaataaaaataaaaatgcgcACACGCACACAtgcatattatattttttttgtcttggATCATCATGCTACACCTACATTTCTATCCACTTTCCCAAGGCAATACATTCCTTGTGGtttctatttatattttgacATAGAATGATTTCCTCAACAGCTCTGAGAGCTGCAGCTGCAGCAGTGAAGCATGAGGATGATCGAAGGCTATTTCATAACGCGACTATCCGAAAGCGTAGGAAAGAATTGGGTGACCAAATGGATTTATCAAGAAGACCAAACAGGGTGAGTGATAAAAATGCCTGATATTACATATTCCATTTAGACTTTTGAAGTCATGCAAGTCATTGTCAGAATATGGGAAGTGAAATGGGATGTGTAAGGTTAACAGATTGTAGGTAGGCAATTGTGACATGAAAATTATTAAGCTGAGGGGGCTGCTGAAATTGATATGGTGTCTTGACAGAGTTAGATGGAAGATTTTGTGCCATATTGACTACGGTTATGGTAAATGAGGAAAGTCAAGTGGTAGTGATTCATGGAATTTGGAAAATGTCTTTGGAGTAAGGAGGGTACACATCCGTGTTTCAAGCATTCCTATTGCATAATTTGTTACGTGTGTGCAGGAAAATGGAGATGTTGGTGATGATGGGCTTCGTGGGGTGCAGTATCCATTTTCTGTGAATGAAAAAGTGGTAATCAAGGTGAGTTTATTTCATTGTTTATCAAAATTGTCTGTTGCCCATGATTGATCAAATAGGAATTGTAAAGGGAACTCTTAATTATGCAGGGGAACAGGAGGACTCCAGAAAAATTTGTTGGGAAGGAGGCGGTCATTACATCGCAGTGTCTCAATGGCTGGTGAGTTGGCATGACTAacctgtctttttttttttcgtagaCAGAAACTTTTGTATCCAATGCTTTCCTCATGTTCATGCAGGTACTTGCTGAAGATTATTGAAACTGGAGAGAATGTTCGCCTACAATACCGTTCCTTAAGGAAGATGTAGAACGCGCCTGCCAATGAGGACAGTGCTCTTCACAAACCATCGAGAACAGCATCTCACGAAATCATTAACTTCTTGTAGTACTTAAACCTCGATAGAGAAGTTGCTCGTCAGTCCACCACCCCCCTTGTTGTAACTTCTTGTGTTGGAATATGTAACCATAAGAGAAGTAGTGTGTTGGAATCTGAGAGTTTCAGTTGAGCGCTTGTAAAATGGAAAACAATGATACGTTTTTAGTtagtgttttgggttttacaGGTGATGGTACTTTGATTATTAAACTCTACCCGTATCCAGTAGTGAATTAGGCAGCGAATGAAAAAGAGCACAAATGACACATGATGAGTAGGCAGATAGAGCTTCTGTCCTcgctcctctctctcctcctcctcctaataatggatttatttatttacattttaaattaaaggaaGATTGTCCCTAAACTCTAATGTCTGCTCAAATAATGCCGTACGGAATCAAGTTATTTCATTGCACATATAGAATGTGCACAATTTGCAGTTGCACAGTAGGCGTGGCTTGTGTGACCcttgcttcttcttccctcTTTCAATCTCTCTCACAAACACACAAAGTTTGCATTCAAAGTTGGCAAAGCTCACGTTCCGTCCTCCGTCCCTCTCACCTCTCTCGTCCTTCTCTTTTCTCCTGCCTAAAAATGCAGCCAAGCCACTATGATTCTTCAAGTGAGAGGATTAGCAAAGCCAACGCGACGGCCTGTGCTAACAATTCCGATTCGATTCTGACGACTTCCTCTCCGGATGCAAAACATTTAGAGACATTTAGAGGGAATTTAAGTTAGACTATGTCgttaaattaaaatccacaattatacttttattattattggttTACAGGAATAGAAATAGACATAAGAAAATGGATGAATGTATACCCAAACATTTTGACAAGGTTAGAACTTGTGTAATTCATTCactggttttaattttaatttccttttagTGAGGACAGGAGACTAAAGATATGGGGGACAATTCCAATTTACAAAGGCACTCTGTCTTTCTATTTGTAATTGATTGATTCGGGTTTGGTTTTGCTTCTCTTTGTT
This window encodes:
- the LOC18792713 gene encoding uncharacterized protein LOC18792713 isoform X1; translation: MEMTSIISSHHCNWSFGVQENLNTGMGFNKVVLPGYNGSYFPSRGGLVFSTGNCHIRYHSDRRHRPIFSSTTDDGINPDDSEDPNDAKDSSPKPETGGVNSEMLRENLERLVGTDDSSFSGIDLATLIRNKYGRSYDVQLIKKEFLGRNLLALNVMWKYMEQRSFPLTEEEYLLRLDDVANTLKCWGAVSHIRNSLAKLKERPRIGKAVSIFIDMDESGGRANEWIYK
- the LOC18792713 gene encoding uncharacterized protein LOC18792713 isoform X2, whose protein sequence is MTSIISSHHCNWSFGVQENLNTGMGFNKVVLPGYNGSYFPSRGGLVFSTGNCHIRYHSDRRHRPIFSSTTDDGINPDDSEDPNDAKDSSPKPETGGVNSEMLRENLERLVGTDDSSFSGIDLATLIRNKYGRSYDVQLIKKEFLGRNLLALNVMWKYMEQRSFPLTEEEYLLRLDDVANTLKCWGAVSHIRNSLAKLKERPRIGKAVSIFIDMDESGGRANEWIYK
- the LOC18789121 gene encoding uncharacterized protein LOC18789121, with the translated sequence MVMIMMQQQTSAPPASHSITPPSSTTTAIRSPTATPTHSQQPSPLSRHALPLPAPPVDHVLPIAAAHPSSEPASTIPCPLARVRLSDIAPYDGAPCGPYLRAVEALSGSLMRHNAAVIELGSEDAALLRCGLEASRLYFRSRAQLGAGKGSRGVYMYRAGRALEDWDSSPPCMADIFRCMGKAAHVALCAIARHLRLRSDVFNQLLDDTPLPANEASSSVLVATYSNASMQNGKGAIGGGKPGINGEVEKGLLTLISSDSPGIQVCDPNGRWYLAEVGLAPGDVLLLTGKALSHATAGLRPAASYKAASDYSSGINNGGRTSLAFRLMPQGNAILDCSPIAAAGHVIPQSYVPISVSQFMDDLSAEEDVLGSRSDSTYVARNNSNKEPSLRSVLSDPLSGAFLEDAVVVSCGHSFGGLMLRRVIDTSRCTLCSADIEIGSLVPNLALRAAAAAVKHEDDRRLFHNATIRKRRKELGDQMDLSRRPNRENGDVGDDGLRGVQYPFSVNEKVVIKGNRRTPEKFVGKEAVITSQCLNGWYLLKIIETGENVRLQYRSLRKM